A single window of Microbispora hainanensis DNA harbors:
- a CDS encoding copper chaperone PCu(A)C: protein MRAILAALCVAAATVTAACGDMKQDFYTETIPQNDGANADLPGMLLRNAFIIGPLQPAPPGTDMPMYMMLLNQTGRADRLVSVDTGGLFREARLPAPDGLEIPAGKYVGGTPFPQVLLVGLTRPLRSGGTIPVTFRFQNAGTTRVDVPVLPPGTWRSTYSPWPGMSPFASPTPSPALSPSPTPALSPGSSPAVSPSPSPTGS from the coding sequence ATGCGCGCAATCCTGGCGGCTCTCTGCGTCGCGGCCGCGACCGTCACCGCGGCCTGCGGCGACATGAAGCAGGACTTCTACACCGAGACGATCCCCCAGAACGACGGGGCGAACGCGGACCTGCCCGGCATGCTGCTCCGCAACGCCTTCATCATCGGCCCGCTGCAGCCCGCCCCGCCGGGGACCGACATGCCGATGTACATGATGCTGCTCAACCAGACGGGCCGCGCCGACCGCCTGGTGTCGGTGGACACCGGGGGCCTGTTCCGGGAGGCCCGCCTGCCCGCCCCGGACGGCCTGGAGATCCCCGCCGGGAAGTACGTCGGCGGGACGCCCTTCCCGCAGGTGCTGCTCGTCGGCCTCACCCGCCCGCTGCGCAGCGGCGGCACGATCCCCGTGACGTTCCGGTTCCAGAACGCGGGGACGACCCGGGTGGACGTGCCGGTCCTGCCGCCGGGAACGTGGCGGAGCACCTACTCCCCCTGGCCGGGCATGTCGCCGTTCGCCTCACCCACTCCGTCGCCCGCCCTTTCGCCCAGTCCGACGCCTGCCCTTTCACCCGGCTCCTCGCCGGCCGTCTCGCCCAGTCCGTCGCCGACCGGGAGCTGA
- a CDS encoding serine hydrolase produces the protein MRLIAPERAGFPADLPHRLDALVRRGGAPALHGVVVARHGRVVLEWYGGGEDHVLNTPLGHVDFGPDTPHDLRSVTKSLVALLYGMALESGLVPEPGEPLLTVFPEHADLAADPRRAGLTIGHALTMTMGLEWDESAPTPARPTARSPWSWRGTAAATCWSAT, from the coding sequence ATGCGGCTGATCGCCCCGGAGAGGGCAGGGTTCCCTGCGGACCTGCCCCACCGGCTGGACGCCCTCGTACGGCGGGGCGGGGCCCCGGCCCTGCACGGCGTCGTGGTGGCCCGGCACGGCCGCGTCGTCCTCGAGTGGTACGGCGGCGGCGAGGACCACGTGCTGAACACCCCGCTCGGCCACGTGGACTTCGGGCCGGACACGCCGCACGACCTGCGCTCGGTCACCAAGAGCCTGGTGGCGCTCCTGTACGGCATGGCGCTGGAGTCCGGCCTGGTGCCGGAGCCCGGCGAGCCGCTCCTGACGGTCTTCCCCGAGCACGCCGACCTCGCGGCCGATCCCCGCCGGGCCGGGCTGACGATCGGGCACGCGCTGACGATGACGATGGGCCTGGAGTGGGACGAGAGCGCGCCTACACCAGCCCGGCCAACAGCGAGATCGCCATGGAGTTGGCGCGGGACCGCTGCCGCTACGTGCTGGAGCGCCACCTGA
- a CDS encoding putative quinol monooxygenase, producing MIFITAKFRVLPQYADQWPEITREFTEATRAEPGCLWFDWSRSLDDPAEYVLVEAFRDDEAGAAHVGSEHFRTAQRTLPPHLAETPRIVNVKVPQDDWSLLGEMAVPAED from the coding sequence ATGATTTTCATCACCGCGAAGTTCCGGGTGCTGCCGCAGTACGCCGACCAGTGGCCGGAGATCACCCGTGAGTTCACCGAGGCGACCCGCGCCGAGCCGGGCTGCCTGTGGTTCGACTGGTCGCGCAGCCTCGACGACCCCGCCGAGTACGTGCTCGTCGAGGCGTTCCGGGACGACGAGGCCGGAGCCGCGCACGTCGGGTCGGAGCACTTCCGTACGGCCCAGCGGACGCTGCCGCCCCACCTCGCCGAGACCCCGAGAATCGTCAACGTCAAGGTCCCGCAGGACGACTGGTCCCTCCTCGGCGAGATGGCCGTCCCCGCCGAGGACTGA
- the pruA gene encoding L-glutamate gamma-semialdehyde dehydrogenase → MDAITEVPVPANEPVHAYGPGSAERAALETRIKELSGTSLDLTMTIGGERRMAGGAPIDVVQPHNHAAVLGRTADATAADVRAAVGAALEAAPRWRALPFEERAAVFLRAAELLSGPWRNTLNAATILGQSKSAQQAEIDAACELIDFFRFNVAYARRLLAEQPVSSPGVWNRMEYRPLEGFVLAITPFNFTSIAANLPAAAALMGNVVVWKPSPTQQFAAHFTMRLLEAAGLPPGVINMVTGNGAAVSEVALPHPELAGIHFTGSTATFQHLWRAVGENISGYRSYPRLVGETGGKDFILAHPSADTGVLSTALLRGAFEYQGQKCSAASRAYVPRSLWTRMRDDFVSAAESLTVGDVSGDLSTFMGAVIDARAFAKHKEAIDRARSADSISVLTGSYDDSTGYFVRPTVLECADPADEVFVKEYFGPILAVHVYDDAAYDSVLDQMEGIAPYALTGSIIAQDRYVIDDATERLRFAAGNFYVNDKPTGAVVGQQPFGGARASGTNDKAGSIFNLIRWVNARTIKETFVPPVVSGPYRGDVPQGGWQQPDLGDLGY, encoded by the coding sequence ATGGATGCGATCACCGAGGTCCCGGTGCCGGCGAACGAGCCGGTGCACGCGTACGGGCCGGGCAGCGCCGAGCGCGCGGCCCTGGAGACCCGGATCAAGGAGCTGTCGGGGACGTCCCTCGACCTGACGATGACGATCGGCGGCGAGCGGCGCATGGCCGGCGGCGCCCCGATCGACGTCGTGCAGCCGCACAACCACGCCGCCGTGCTCGGCCGTACGGCCGACGCCACCGCGGCCGATGTGCGGGCGGCGGTCGGCGCGGCGCTGGAGGCCGCGCCGCGCTGGCGGGCCCTGCCGTTCGAGGAGCGCGCCGCGGTGTTCCTGCGGGCCGCCGAGCTGCTCAGCGGCCCGTGGCGTAACACGCTCAACGCGGCCACCATCCTCGGCCAGTCGAAGTCGGCGCAGCAGGCCGAGATCGACGCCGCCTGCGAGCTGATCGACTTCTTCCGGTTCAACGTCGCCTACGCGCGGCGGCTGCTCGCCGAGCAGCCGGTGTCGTCGCCGGGTGTGTGGAACCGGATGGAGTATCGCCCGCTGGAGGGCTTCGTCCTGGCGATCACGCCGTTCAACTTCACCTCCATCGCGGCCAACCTGCCCGCGGCGGCGGCGCTGATGGGCAACGTCGTGGTGTGGAAGCCGTCGCCGACCCAGCAGTTCGCGGCGCACTTCACCATGCGCCTGCTGGAGGCGGCCGGGCTGCCGCCCGGTGTGATCAACATGGTCACCGGCAACGGCGCCGCCGTCTCCGAGGTCGCCCTGCCCCACCCCGAGCTGGCCGGGATCCACTTCACCGGCTCGACGGCGACGTTCCAGCACCTGTGGCGCGCCGTCGGGGAGAACATCTCCGGCTATAGGAGCTACCCGCGGCTCGTCGGCGAGACCGGCGGCAAGGACTTCATCCTGGCCCACCCGTCCGCGGACACCGGGGTGCTGTCGACCGCGCTGCTGCGGGGCGCGTTCGAATACCAGGGCCAGAAGTGCTCGGCGGCCTCCCGGGCGTACGTGCCGCGCTCGCTGTGGACGCGGATGCGCGACGACTTCGTCTCGGCGGCCGAGTCGCTCACCGTGGGCGACGTGTCGGGCGACCTGTCCACGTTCATGGGCGCGGTGATCGACGCGCGGGCCTTCGCCAAGCACAAGGAGGCCATCGACCGGGCGCGCTCGGCCGACTCGATCTCGGTGCTCACCGGCTCCTACGACGACTCGACCGGCTACTTCGTGCGGCCGACCGTGCTGGAGTGCGCCGACCCCGCAGACGAGGTCTTCGTGAAGGAGTACTTCGGCCCGATCCTCGCCGTCCACGTCTACGACGACGCCGCGTACGACTCCGTGCTCGACCAGATGGAGGGCATCGCGCCGTACGCGCTGACCGGGTCGATCATCGCGCAGGACCGGTACGTCATCGACGACGCCACCGAGCGGCTGCGCTTCGCGGCGGGCAACTTCTACGTCAACGACAAGCCGACCGGCGCGGTCGTCGGGCAGCAGCCGTTCGGCGGGGCCCGCGCCTCGGGCACCAACGACAAGGCCGGTTCGATCTTCAACCTGATCCGCTGGGTCAACGCCCGCACGATCAAGGAGACCTTCGTGCCGCCGGTCGTGAGCGGGCCGTACCGGGGCGACGTGCCGCAGGGCGGCTGGCAGCAGCCCGACCTCGGCGACCTCGGCTACTGA
- a CDS encoding proline dehydrogenase family protein, which yields MLGSLLLACSRSPLARRAVSGLPLTRKVVDRFVAGESTADAVAATRRLTGSGLSVTIDHLGEEVRDPGAAVATAKAYVSLLEELRPLGLGDRAEVSVKLSAVGQALDPGMALENARQICAAARECGSTVTLDMEDHTTVDATLGTLRALREDFPETGVAIQAYLFRSEADCRDLAGSRVRLVKGAYAEPASVAWQSKAEVDRAYVRCLRTLMSGTGYPMVATHDDRLIAIAESLAVSAGRGPDDYEFQMLYGIRADRQAALAAAGSRVRVYVPYGDDWYGYFMRRLAERPANVAFFLRALRGK from the coding sequence ATGCTCGGTTCCCTGCTTCTCGCGTGCTCACGAAGCCCGCTCGCCCGCCGGGCCGTGTCGGGGCTCCCGCTCACGCGCAAGGTCGTCGACCGCTTCGTGGCCGGAGAGTCCACCGCGGACGCCGTCGCCGCGACGCGCCGCCTGACCGGCTCGGGGCTGTCCGTCACCATCGACCATCTGGGCGAGGAGGTCCGGGACCCCGGCGCCGCCGTCGCCACCGCCAAGGCGTACGTCTCCCTGCTCGAGGAGCTGCGGCCGCTCGGCCTCGGCGACCGGGCCGAGGTGTCGGTCAAGCTGTCGGCCGTCGGCCAGGCCCTCGACCCGGGCATGGCGCTGGAGAACGCACGGCAGATCTGCGCGGCGGCGCGCGAGTGCGGCTCCACCGTCACCCTGGACATGGAGGACCACACCACCGTCGACGCGACGCTCGGCACGCTGCGCGCGCTGCGGGAGGACTTCCCGGAGACGGGCGTGGCGATCCAGGCCTACCTGTTCCGCAGCGAGGCCGACTGCCGCGATCTCGCGGGGTCGCGGGTGCGGCTGGTCAAGGGCGCCTACGCCGAGCCCGCCTCGGTGGCCTGGCAGAGCAAGGCCGAGGTCGACCGCGCGTACGTGCGGTGCCTGCGGACCCTCATGTCGGGCACGGGCTATCCCATGGTGGCCACGCACGACGACCGGCTGATCGCGATCGCCGAGTCGCTCGCGGTGAGCGCCGGGCGCGGCCCGGACGACTACGAGTTCCAGATGCTCTACGGCATCCGGGCCGACAGGCAGGCGGCGCTGGCCGCGGCCGGGTCCCGGGTGCGGGTCTACGTCCCCTACGGCGACGACTGGTACGGCTACTTCATGCGCCGCCTCGCCGAGCGCCCGGCCAACGTCGCCTTCTTCCTTCGCGCTTTGAGGGGTAAATGA
- a CDS encoding PucR family transcriptional regulator, which translates to MQDIVDEISRLLDASVTLEDRSFNLLAYGAQSGDIDRVRQESILRRHASDEVRAHFEAYGIATATGPVRIPGLSGLLGRVCVPLRHEGVTYGYLWALESGELTDERLAEIAPLVAQAAALLARQARGRHAPLRQFFSADPAVRATARVDVEGPVTALAVRTPTAVSGPPRTLPRGVLADPDVTDTAVDAPLLAVLAPAGQAAHVARLLHKLYGMAAGIGGPRDDPGEAWQSWREALLALRVAEHVGRHAPVADWSTLGVYRLLARLSPRDLADLAAESAALTPGIAASVETYLDHAGQVQETAAVLGVHRQTLYYRLGKAGRLTGLDLADGEDRLLLHLSLKAAALLPS; encoded by the coding sequence ATGCAAGACATCGTCGATGAGATCTCCCGGCTGCTGGACGCCTCCGTGACCCTGGAGGACCGCTCCTTCAACCTGCTGGCGTACGGCGCGCAGAGCGGGGACATCGACCGCGTGCGGCAGGAGTCGATCCTGCGCCGCCACGCGTCCGACGAGGTGAGGGCCCACTTCGAGGCGTACGGCATCGCCACCGCGACGGGCCCGGTGCGCATCCCCGGGCTGTCCGGCCTGCTCGGCCGCGTGTGCGTGCCGCTGCGGCACGAGGGGGTGACCTACGGCTACCTGTGGGCGCTCGAATCCGGGGAGCTCACCGACGAGCGGCTGGCCGAGATCGCGCCGCTGGTCGCTCAGGCGGCCGCGCTGCTGGCCAGGCAGGCCCGCGGCCGGCACGCCCCGCTGCGCCAGTTCTTCTCGGCCGACCCCGCGGTCCGCGCCACCGCCCGGGTGGACGTCGAGGGACCGGTGACGGCGCTGGCCGTGCGGACGCCCACGGCGGTCTCCGGGCCGCCGCGCACGCTGCCGCGCGGCGTGCTGGCCGACCCGGACGTGACCGACACGGCCGTGGACGCGCCGCTGCTCGCCGTGCTGGCGCCCGCCGGGCAGGCCGCGCACGTCGCGCGCCTCCTGCACAAGCTGTACGGCATGGCCGCCGGGATCGGGGGTCCGCGCGACGATCCGGGGGAGGCGTGGCAGAGCTGGCGGGAGGCGCTGCTGGCGCTGCGGGTGGCCGAGCACGTCGGGCGGCACGCCCCGGTGGCCGACTGGAGCACGCTCGGCGTCTATCGGCTGCTGGCCCGGCTGTCGCCGCGCGACCTGGCCGATCTCGCCGCCGAGTCGGCCGCCCTCACGCCCGGGATCGCGGCGAGCGTGGAGACCTACCTCGACCACGCCGGGCAGGTCCAGGAGACGGCTGCGGTGCTGGGCGTGCACCGGCAGACGCTGTACTACCGCCTGGGCAAGGCCGGGCGCCTCACCGGGCTCGACCTCGCCGACGGGGAGGACCGCCTGCTGCTCCACCTGTCGCTGAAGGCGGCGGCCCTGCTCCCCTCGTGA
- a CDS encoding RNA polymerase subunit sigma-70, translating to MSEQHVTAGDSPAADAMAEAVRSGDQAVFGELAARHQHELRVHCYRMLGSFTDAEDMVQETLLRAWRARESFEGRSTFRAWLYRIATNACLDALSGPARARETVAADVAESPGRPAAADVAWLQPYPDDLLDLAAPDEGAPDAAAIARETVELAFLAAIQHLPPRQRAVLILRDVAGWPVTETAEALEMSVASVKSALQRARATLRERLPRRRADWAAATRPTREELDLLQRYVTASRNADLPALAALLREDVLQAMPPAALVYVGRAAVLDMWRPVLEGEERWGEWHCVPLAVNRQPAVANYVRRPGETSYAAVNIDVLCAEDGLITEITTFGPELLPLFGLPLSIESAVIES from the coding sequence GTGAGCGAACAGCACGTCACGGCCGGGGACTCCCCGGCCGCCGACGCCATGGCGGAGGCCGTCCGGTCGGGCGACCAGGCCGTCTTCGGCGAGCTCGCCGCGCGTCACCAGCACGAGCTGCGGGTGCACTGCTACCGGATGCTCGGGTCGTTCACCGACGCCGAAGACATGGTGCAGGAGACGCTGCTGCGGGCCTGGCGGGCGCGGGAGAGCTTCGAGGGACGCTCGACGTTCCGGGCGTGGCTCTACCGGATCGCCACGAACGCCTGCCTCGACGCACTGTCCGGCCCGGCCCGCGCCCGCGAGACGGTGGCGGCGGACGTCGCGGAGAGCCCGGGGCGTCCGGCCGCGGCCGACGTCGCCTGGCTCCAGCCCTATCCGGACGACCTGCTCGACCTGGCGGCGCCGGACGAGGGCGCGCCCGACGCGGCGGCCATCGCCAGGGAGACCGTCGAGCTGGCGTTCCTGGCGGCGATCCAGCACCTCCCGCCGCGGCAGCGGGCCGTGCTGATCCTGCGCGACGTCGCCGGCTGGCCGGTGACCGAGACCGCCGAGGCGCTGGAGATGAGCGTCGCCTCGGTCAAGAGCGCGTTGCAGCGCGCCCGCGCGACGCTGCGCGAACGGCTGCCCAGGCGGCGGGCGGACTGGGCCGCGGCCACCCGGCCCACCCGCGAGGAGCTCGACCTGCTGCAGCGCTATGTCACCGCATCCAGGAACGCCGACCTGCCGGCGCTGGCGGCGCTGCTGCGCGAGGACGTCCTGCAGGCCATGCCGCCCGCCGCCCTGGTGTACGTGGGGCGGGCGGCCGTGCTCGACATGTGGCGTCCGGTGCTGGAGGGCGAGGAGCGCTGGGGCGAGTGGCACTGCGTCCCGCTCGCGGTGAACCGGCAGCCCGCGGTGGCGAACTACGTGCGGCGGCCCGGCGAGACCTCCTACGCCGCCGTCAACATCGACGTGCTGTGCGCCGAGGACGGCCTCATCACGGAGATCACCACGTTCGGCCCCGAGCTGCTGCCGCTGTTCGGCCTGCCGCTCTCGATCGAATCCGCCGTTATCGAGTCGTGA
- a CDS encoding glycoside hydrolase family 16 protein, translating into MAAAMLIAAATACSNADSVKVFTAGDESAAQGSASSPDSSGARPGNANAAGLSATQIATPAAAPAEDAGQEGEKAADTTGDATIAEKIGDIPAVAPRPSPSPSPLPSPGLSPGARASAGTGTEPPMRLAEPVRPADGPVVVHAIEPEDVPRAAAQATPGAAPASSPPPSTAQSKAPSAPASPPSGTPAPRASGASASGASATGWGAPALAEDFGGQALRVTANGGGVDLSGAALQRYGRWEVRLQADEGALPAVLLQSPRSDAAEYGNARRGGSRSGRSSAEAPRYDDPSYDSLDGARYDNPYGDSYDDVYDDVYGDSAYGSQYGGSRRGGSRDDVPGSARFPGTRGTGAGDAGAEDAAIGVAATAGGRAELSVRQGRELARAELATAFTQGHTVTVDWLPGRVTFWLDGRQVWNYTGPYVPRSPLGLVLRNDASGGTVYVEWVRVYRAPQ; encoded by the coding sequence GTGGCGGCGGCGATGCTCATCGCCGCCGCCACGGCCTGTTCGAACGCGGACTCCGTGAAGGTGTTCACCGCCGGAGACGAGTCCGCCGCACAGGGATCGGCGTCCTCCCCCGACTCGTCCGGCGCGCGGCCGGGCAACGCGAACGCGGCGGGGCTGAGCGCGACGCAGATCGCCACCCCGGCCGCCGCACCCGCCGAGGACGCCGGGCAGGAGGGCGAGAAGGCCGCGGACACGACCGGCGACGCCACGATCGCGGAGAAGATCGGCGACATCCCCGCGGTCGCGCCGCGTCCCTCCCCCAGCCCGTCCCCCCTTCCGTCTCCCGGCCTTTCGCCCGGCGCGCGGGCGTCGGCCGGAACCGGAACCGAGCCGCCGATGCGGCTGGCGGAGCCCGTTCGCCCCGCGGACGGGCCGGTCGTGGTTCACGCCATCGAACCGGAGGACGTGCCCCGGGCCGCCGCCCAGGCGACCCCCGGGGCCGCACCGGCGTCCTCTCCGCCGCCGAGCACAGCGCAGAGCAAGGCGCCGAGCGCGCCGGCGAGCCCGCCGTCCGGCACACCGGCTCCCCGCGCGTCCGGAGCCTCCGCGTCCGGCGCCTCCGCGACCGGCTGGGGCGCGCCGGCCCTGGCCGAGGACTTCGGCGGGCAGGCGCTGCGCGTCACCGCGAACGGCGGCGGCGTGGACCTTTCCGGGGCCGCGCTCCAACGGTACGGCCGCTGGGAGGTCCGCCTGCAGGCCGACGAGGGGGCGCTTCCCGCCGTGCTGCTGCAGTCGCCCCGGTCGGACGCCGCCGAGTATGGAAACGCGCGGCGCGGCGGCTCCCGGTCCGGCCGATCCTCCGCCGAGGCACCCCGCTACGACGACCCCTCGTACGACTCCCTCGACGGTGCCCGATACGACAACCCGTACGGCGACTCGTACGACGACGTGTACGACGACGTGTACGGCGACTCCGCGTACGGCTCGCAGTACGGTGGCTCGCGGCGCGGCGGCTCGCGGGACGACGTCCCGGGATCCGCGCGGTTCCCGGGGACGCGTGGCACGGGGGCCGGGGACGCCGGGGCCGAGGACGCGGCGATCGGCGTGGCGGCGACCGCGGGCGGGCGCGCGGAGCTCTCCGTCCGGCAGGGCCGGGAGCTGGCCCGGGCCGAGCTGGCGACCGCCTTCACCCAGGGGCACACGGTCACCGTCGACTGGCTGCCCGGCCGGGTGACCTTCTGGCTGGACGGCAGGCAGGTGTGGAACTACACCGGCCCGTACGTCCCCCGGTCTCCGCTGGGCCTGGTGCTGCGCAACGACGCCTCCGGCGGCACGGTGTACGTCGAGTGGGTGCGGGTCTACCGGGCCCCGCAGTAG
- a CDS encoding glycosyltransferase, giving the protein MDIAIVSAHELTPDTPAIARELGRGHRVTVYTRSKVQGDGVEHVPAGPDMELSENDLLPYIPDFSDGLRRRWREHRPDIIHAYSWSSGLAAIAGSEGLGVPVTQTFHSHYDDSRSAAPVRRLECAIGRRARAVIAACADEESELIRMGVPRRNISVVPHGVDIERFRRQGPAFPRGERPRLLHVGHVGADWAVHALRAVPEAELVIAGGDDLSVERLRALATEHGVADRVEMLGMVPHTAMPKLMRSADLVLSLPSTVPTGTAALEAMACGIPVIASATGAHLDSVVDGVTGFLTRPDRPLEIAHRIRRLLGDPTLRTAIGYAAADRARSRYSVERISMELLRVYEKTCA; this is encoded by the coding sequence ATGGATATCGCCATCGTCTCCGCGCACGAACTGACTCCCGACACTCCCGCCATCGCCCGCGAGCTGGGCCGGGGCCACCGGGTCACCGTCTACACCCGTTCGAAGGTGCAGGGGGACGGCGTCGAGCACGTGCCCGCCGGGCCCGACATGGAGCTGTCGGAAAACGACCTCCTCCCCTACATCCCGGACTTCAGCGACGGCCTGCGGCGCCGGTGGCGGGAGCACCGCCCGGACATCATCCACGCCTACTCGTGGTCGAGCGGCCTGGCCGCCATCGCCGGGTCCGAGGGCCTGGGCGTGCCGGTCACCCAGACCTTCCACAGCCACTACGACGACAGCCGCAGCGCCGCGCCCGTACGGCGGCTGGAGTGCGCGATCGGCCGCAGGGCCAGGGCCGTCATCGCCGCCTGCGCCGACGAGGAGTCCGAGCTGATCCGGATGGGCGTGCCGCGCCGCAACATCTCGGTCGTCCCGCACGGCGTGGACATCGAGCGCTTCCGCCGCCAGGGCCCCGCCTTCCCGAGGGGCGAGCGGCCCCGCCTCCTCCACGTGGGGCACGTGGGCGCCGACTGGGCCGTGCACGCCCTGCGTGCCGTTCCGGAGGCCGAGCTCGTGATCGCCGGCGGCGACGACCTGAGCGTCGAGCGGCTGCGCGCCCTCGCCACGGAGCACGGCGTGGCCGACCGCGTGGAGATGCTCGGCATGGTGCCGCACACCGCGATGCCCAAGCTCATGCGCAGCGCCGATCTGGTGCTGTCGCTGCCGTCGACCGTCCCCACGGGCACGGCCGCGCTGGAGGCCATGGCCTGCGGCATCCCGGTCATCGCCTCGGCCACCGGCGCGCATCTCGACTCGGTCGTGGACGGCGTGACCGGCTTCCTGACCCGGCCCGACCGCCCGCTGGAGATCGCCCATCGGATCCGCCGCCTGCTCGGCGACCCCACCCTGCGCACGGCCATCGGCTACGCGGCCGCCGACCGCGCGCGTTCCCGCTATTCGGTCGAACGAATCAGCATGGAACTGCTCCGCGTTTACGAGAAGACGTGCGCGTAA
- a CDS encoding SpoIIE family protein phosphatase, producing the protein MPDTAELERALSGLADRIATLREDPDPGAMLRELDAAEELVRKALSELARSRRRRDGGGQREQKLLRQVFRALPIPVVIMDTGGTVRRINNETTRLLGSPAGYLIGRAFPLLVDVTARAAFRQRFAAVLHGDDSASFLTRLAHQGRAHTVRLVLSRLHMPGEPQEMIAGVVLPTEVQLPEPAVQGGVPDDAAVLAAARRHELLSRLTTLLLDEESLREPVALLRAARLLAAETADWVIADVARDGGLVRTVVIGPSDQPVGRLQRAVEEAPPALAPVVEQVMTTQSGVVHEMLTDDSLLGGDVLQAMRAGSLLSVPIRADGEARGVLTLVRLRDRPPFGLADLGLLEEIGLHLGLAMRAQQGFQRRAHAADTLQTGVLPRTLPEIPGFEIAAAYHPGSGMRAIGGEFYDVFTVKNGWGFVIGSAAGRGEEAAAVTAMVRNGLRVLSVWEDDPGQALRKVSDALVVQKTGMFVMAAAGFVRGRKVRLASAGHHPAALIQPGGGVRFSEGGGVPLGFEEGSVPATEEITLSAGETLVLYSDGLVGSQSPAGDNYGEQRLTEALARCSGQPPGAVVKAIEEDHRAFCGTHAVDEITVLTLRRAR; encoded by the coding sequence TTGCCCGACACCGCCGAGCTCGAGCGCGCGTTGAGCGGGCTCGCCGACCGCATCGCCACCCTACGGGAAGATCCTGACCCGGGCGCGATGCTACGAGAGCTGGACGCCGCCGAGGAACTGGTCCGCAAGGCCCTGAGCGAGCTGGCGCGCAGCCGCAGGCGCAGGGACGGCGGCGGTCAGCGCGAGCAGAAGCTGCTGCGCCAGGTGTTCCGGGCGCTGCCGATCCCCGTGGTCATCATGGACACGGGCGGCACGGTGCGCCGCATCAACAACGAGACCACGCGCCTGCTCGGCAGCCCCGCCGGCTATCTGATCGGCCGCGCGTTCCCCCTGCTCGTCGACGTGACCGCCCGCGCGGCGTTCCGGCAGCGTTTCGCCGCCGTCCTCCACGGCGACGACAGCGCCTCGTTCCTGACCCGGCTGGCCCACCAGGGCCGCGCCCACACCGTACGGCTGGTGCTGAGCCGCCTGCACATGCCGGGCGAGCCGCAGGAGATGATCGCCGGGGTCGTGCTGCCCACCGAGGTCCAGCTGCCCGAGCCCGCCGTACAGGGAGGCGTGCCCGACGACGCGGCCGTGCTGGCGGCGGCCAGGCGGCACGAGCTGCTGTCGCGGCTGACCACGCTGCTGCTCGACGAGGAGAGCCTGCGCGAGCCCGTCGCCCTGCTGCGGGCGGCCCGCCTGCTCGCGGCGGAGACGGCCGACTGGGTGATCGCGGACGTCGCCAGGGACGGCGGCCTGGTGCGCACGGTCGTCATCGGGCCGAGCGACCAGCCGGTCGGGCGGCTGCAGCGGGCCGTCGAGGAGGCTCCGCCCGCGCTCGCGCCGGTCGTGGAGCAGGTGATGACCACGCAGAGCGGCGTCGTCCACGAGATGCTGACCGACGACTCCCTGCTCGGCGGCGACGTGCTCCAGGCGATGCGCGCGGGCTCGCTGCTCAGCGTGCCGATCCGCGCCGACGGCGAGGCACGCGGCGTGCTCACGCTGGTGCGGCTGCGCGACCGCCCGCCGTTCGGCCTCGCCGACCTGGGTCTGCTGGAGGAGATCGGGCTGCATCTCGGCCTCGCGATGCGGGCCCAGCAGGGGTTCCAGCGCCGGGCCCACGCCGCCGACACCCTGCAGACCGGCGTGCTCCCCCGGACGCTCCCCGAGATCCCCGGCTTCGAGATCGCCGCCGCCTATCATCCCGGCTCCGGCATGCGCGCCATCGGCGGCGAGTTCTACGACGTGTTCACCGTCAAGAACGGGTGGGGCTTCGTGATCGGCAGCGCGGCAGGGCGCGGCGAGGAGGCGGCCGCCGTGACCGCCATGGTCCGCAACGGCCTGCGCGTGCTGAGCGTGTGGGAGGACGACCCGGGGCAGGCCCTGCGCAAGGTCAGCGATGCCCTCGTCGTGCAGAAGACGGGCATGTTCGTGATGGCCGCCGCGGGCTTCGTACGGGGCCGAAAGGTGCGGCTCGCCTCCGCGGGGCATCATCCCGCGGCGCTGATCCAGCCGGGCGGCGGCGTCCGGTTCTCCGAGGGCGGCGGTGTCCCGCTGGGCTTCGAGGAGGGCTCCGTGCCCGCGACGGAGGAGATCACGCTCTCGGCCGGGGAGACGCTCGTCCTCTACAGCGACGGCCTGGTGGGCTCGCAGAGCCCGGCCGGGGACAACTACGGCGAGCAGCGGCTCACCGAGGCGCTCGCCCGCTGCTCCGGGCAGCCCCCTGGCGCGGTCGTCAAGGCCATCGAGGAGGACCACCGGGCCTTCTGCGGCACCCACGCGGTCGACGAGATCACCGTCCTCACGCTGCGCCGGGCCCGCTGA